In one window of Azoarcus olearius DNA:
- a CDS encoding NAD(P)(+) transhydrogenase (Re/Si-specific) subunit beta, whose translation MTAKWFIDASYFAVAVVFILALKAMSSPVTARRGIVWGGIAMVFATLVTFATPGLHNFGWMIVAIVSGAAVAWWSGKTVKMTDMPQMVAIYNGMGGGAAAAIAALEFARGEVHGPVVTTLAVLGALIGSVAFSGSCIAFAKLQGIMKKAWRLPAQNAVNVVLALVTVGLGIAIIAAPSIDPVLVIVFFVLALILGAILTSPIGGADMPVVISLLNAFTGLAVGFEGYVLGNPALIVAGIVVGASGTLLTQLMAKAMNRPISNVLFTPISGAASGGGEGIEGTMKEFSSLDAASVMRYASKVIIVPGYGMAVAGAQHKVWEMAQLLEEGGVEVVFAIHPVAGRMPGHMNVLLAEAGVPYDKIFDLEEINADFAQAEVALVIGANDVVNPVARTDKSSPIYGMPILNADMAQNVIVVKRGKGAGYSGIENALFYKDNCRMLYGSAQQAIAEVITHVKALEA comes from the coding sequence ATGACGGCCAAATGGTTCATCGACGCGTCCTACTTCGCGGTCGCTGTTGTCTTCATCCTCGCGCTGAAGGCGATGAGTTCGCCGGTGACGGCGCGGCGCGGCATCGTCTGGGGCGGCATCGCCATGGTGTTCGCGACCCTGGTCACCTTCGCCACCCCCGGGCTGCACAACTTCGGCTGGATGATCGTCGCCATCGTCAGTGGCGCCGCGGTGGCCTGGTGGAGCGGCAAGACGGTCAAGATGACCGACATGCCGCAGATGGTCGCCATCTACAACGGCATGGGCGGCGGCGCCGCGGCGGCGATCGCGGCGCTGGAATTCGCCCGCGGCGAAGTGCATGGCCCGGTGGTGACCACGCTCGCAGTGCTCGGCGCGCTGATCGGCTCGGTCGCCTTCTCGGGTTCGTGCATCGCGTTTGCCAAGCTGCAGGGCATCATGAAGAAGGCCTGGCGGCTGCCGGCGCAGAACGCGGTCAATGTGGTGCTCGCGCTCGTCACCGTGGGCCTGGGCATCGCGATCATCGCCGCGCCGAGCATCGATCCGGTGCTGGTGATCGTGTTCTTCGTGCTCGCGCTCATCCTCGGCGCGATCCTCACTAGCCCGATCGGCGGCGCCGACATGCCGGTGGTGATTTCGCTCCTGAACGCCTTCACCGGTCTGGCGGTCGGCTTTGAAGGCTATGTGCTCGGCAACCCGGCGCTGATCGTGGCCGGCATCGTGGTCGGCGCCTCGGGCACGCTGCTCACCCAGTTGATGGCGAAAGCCATGAACCGGCCGATCTCCAATGTGCTGTTCACGCCGATCAGCGGCGCGGCCAGCGGCGGCGGCGAGGGCATCGAAGGCACGATGAAGGAGTTCTCCAGCCTCGATGCGGCCTCGGTGATGCGCTACGCCAGCAAGGTCATCATCGTGCCGGGCTACGGCATGGCGGTGGCCGGTGCCCAGCACAAGGTGTGGGAGATGGCGCAGCTGCTGGAGGAAGGCGGTGTCGAGGTGGTGTTCGCGATCCACCCGGTCGCGGGCCGCATGCCGGGCCACATGAACGTGCTGCTGGCCGAAGCGGGCGTGCCCTACGACAAGATCTTCGACCTGGAGGAGATCAACGCCGACTTCGCGCAGGCCGAGGTGGCGCTGGTCATCGGTGCCAACGACGTGGTGAATCCGGTGGCGCGCACCGACAAGTCGAGCCCGATCTACGGCATGCCGATCCTGAATGCGGACATGGCGCAGAACGTGATCGTGGTGAAGCGCGGCAAGGGCGCAGGCTACTCGGGCATCGAGAACGCGCTGTTCTACAAGGACAACTGCCGCATGCTGTACGGCAGTGCGCAGCAGGCCATCGCCGAGGTCATCACCCACGTGAAGGCGCTCGAAGCCTGA
- a CDS encoding NAD(P) transhydrogenase subunit alpha, with product MDGFTAIYIFMLAAFTGYEVISRVPVILHTPLMSGSNFVHGVVLVGAMVVLGHADPESPLQLAIGFVAVFLGAANAAGGYVVTERMLAMFNKSGSSKKEGAQ from the coding sequence ATGGATGGCTTTACCGCAATCTACATCTTCATGCTCGCCGCCTTCACCGGCTACGAGGTCATCTCGCGGGTGCCGGTGATCCTGCACACCCCACTGATGTCGGGCTCGAACTTCGTGCACGGCGTGGTGCTGGTCGGGGCGATGGTCGTGCTCGGCCACGCCGACCCCGAGAGCCCGCTGCAGCTGGCGATCGGCTTCGTCGCCGTGTTCCTCGGCGCGGCCAACGCCGCCGGCGGCTACGTGGTGACCGAGCGCATGCTCGCGATGTTCAACAAGAGTGGCAGCAGCAAGAAGGAGGGCGCGCAATGA